One Hymenobacter volaticus genomic region harbors:
- a CDS encoding alpha/beta fold hydrolase gives MFSIQAPTLVLAGEKDSIKRAPTHAIGAHVSHGQATILPGLTHYAPQENPTLFNKPVLDLVLVQPPLAPAPAK, from the coding sequence TTGTTTTCAATTCAAGCCCCCACGTTGGTGCTGGCGGGCGAGAAAGATAGTATCAAGCGCGCCCCTACGCACGCCATCGGGGCCCACGTATCCCACGGGCAAGCCACGATTCTCCCTGGCCTCACGCACTACGCTCCGCAAGAGAATCCCACGCTCTTCAACAAACCCGTGCTGGACTTGGTGCTGGTTCAGCCCCCCCTGGCCCCGGCTCCCGCGAAGTAA
- a CDS encoding LytR/AlgR family response regulator transcription factor, protein MSYRALIIDDEQLSRRIIQTFLQDEATINVVGEAANGPDAVVQILEQRPDLLFLDVQMPEMDGFEVLRAVWPHHQPFVVFVTAFDSYAIKAFEFSAADYLLKPFDRRRFNQAVERVKNQLTLQAGAGASQALRALLAELRPSASYVQRLLVKEHRKMFFVKTDDVVYFEADHNYVTLHTAVKKHLLYESLTLLEQQLAPQQFTRINRSCIVSLEHIVELQTHFNGEYWVKLRTGETLKWTRNYRDNLQAFYRPS, encoded by the coding sequence ATGAGTTACCGAGCCCTGATTATTGACGATGAGCAGTTGTCGCGCCGCATTATTCAAACCTTCCTGCAAGACGAGGCCACGATTAACGTGGTGGGGGAAGCCGCGAATGGCCCGGATGCCGTGGTCCAGATTCTGGAGCAACGGCCGGACCTGCTGTTTTTGGATGTGCAGATGCCGGAAATGGATGGCTTTGAGGTCCTGCGAGCCGTCTGGCCCCATCACCAGCCATTTGTAGTATTCGTGACCGCCTTCGACTCGTATGCGATCAAGGCCTTCGAGTTTAGCGCGGCCGACTACTTACTCAAGCCCTTTGACCGCCGCCGATTCAATCAAGCAGTGGAACGGGTAAAAAATCAATTGACCTTGCAGGCAGGTGCGGGCGCAAGTCAAGCATTGCGCGCTCTGCTGGCTGAGCTTAGGCCCTCGGCCAGCTACGTTCAGCGCCTGCTCGTGAAGGAACACCGGAAGATGTTCTTTGTCAAGACGGACGACGTGGTGTATTTCGAGGCCGACCACAATTACGTCACCCTGCACACGGCGGTTAAAAAGCACCTGCTCTACGAAAGCCTGACCCTGCTGGAGCAGCAACTGGCGCCCCAGCAGTTTACGCGCATCAACCGCTCTTGTATCGTGAGCCTCGAGCATATAGTGGAACTGCAGACGCACTTCAACGGGGAGTACTGGGTCAAGCTGCGCACCGGCGAAACGCTTAAGTGGACCCGCAATTACCGCGACAACCTCCAGGCTTTTTACCGCCCCTCATAG